The following are from one region of the Oryzias melastigma strain HK-1 linkage group LG22, ASM292280v2, whole genome shotgun sequence genome:
- the srrm1 gene encoding serine/arginine repetitive matrix protein 1 isoform X2 — MMQINLTGFLNGKNAREFMRDLWPLLLSAQENIAGIPSAFLEQKKEEIRQRQIEQEKIASLRKVDEDKKEKDSRERAQSRSPRRRKTRSPSPRRRSPVKRERKRSPSRSPRRKPSPVGGSSPPPLMQLPTKPSEQPSEPDSSGRAVQQQAVQEPSATGDTVVEVAKAGSATEVKETSPEKPLKKADRPRSRERERDPRRERPHHRSRSHSRSRRRRSRSRSYSPRRRQSPRRRMSPRRRSPPRRGPPGSRHRHRRSPVRRRRSRSASSSGSSSSGSRSPKKPLKRTSTTPPRKHRPPTSLSPVGKDKRSPSPRMRRGRGSASPPRSSGFKRKPEGRDSPPENAKIRPSEGSESDEEKNEKGGAADSVQQRRQYRRQNQQSSSDSGSSSSEDEGPNRSAAGPGARNGEVKKRRSRTPSPRRRFKEGSPRRRRSPSPGRRRHSPSPPRRRRSPSPPRRRSPSPPPRRRSLSSRRYSPPIQRRYSPSPLPPQKRKMSNSPMKRTSPGPKRRPSRSPKRRSSPVPRRRSPPSSSSPPRHRRSPMMPVRSTRDTRSPIPAGRRFSRSPVNRSHPLRRSTSPHRRFEASSASPSNQRRQQSPSHSSKLIRRVSRTPERRNNQRSSLSPKPMRRVSSRSRSPSPQPPAQKRLAPASVSPSPSRSASRSPPPPPAKKASSRSASQSPSKTSDVDGSGKKKKKKKEKKHKKEKKHKKHKKHKKEKSSVTVTEDSQENPRPEEDDSKDSRKESESEADDGLDDLEKHLREKALRSMRKAQISPSQMS; from the exons ATGATGCAGATCAACCTGACAGGGTTCCTGAATGGAAAGAATGCCCGAGAGTTCATGAGAGACCTGTGGCCTCTGCTGCTGAGCGCCCAAGAAAACATCGCCGGCATCCCCTCTGCCTTTCTGGAACAGAAGAAGGAGGAAATCAGGCAGAGACAG aTTGAACAGGAGAAGATTGCTTCCCTGAGGAAGGTGGACGAGGATAAGAAGGAAAAGGACAGCCGGGAGAGAGCTCAATCAAGGAGTCCAAGACG gCGGAAGACGAGGTCTCCATCACCACGCCGAAGGTCACCAGtgaaaagagagagaaaacGCAGTCCATCACGATCCCCCAGGCGTAAACCTAGCCCAGTCGGCGGCAGCTCCCCTCCTCCTCTTATGCAGCTGCCCACGAAACCTTCAGAACAGCCTTCGGAGCCAGATTCATCAGGAAGAGCCGTGCAACAACAAGCTGTTCAAGAACCTTCTGCTACAGG AGACACTGTTGTAGAGGTAGCTAAAGCAGGCTCAGCAACAGAGGTTAAGGAAACATCCCCGGAGAAACCTCTCAAGAAAGCCGACAGACCGAGGTCACGTGAAAGGGAGAGGGATCCGAGGAGAGAAAGGCCGCATCACCGCTCCCGATCTCACTCCCGCTCCCGTAGACGACGCTCCCGTTCAAG ATCTTATTCTCCACGTAGAAGACAAAGTCCTAGAAGGAGGATGTCTCCTCGTCGAAGGAGTCCCCCTAGGCGAGGCCCCCCTGGCTCCAGACATAGACACAGACGCTCCCCTGTCCGCAG GAGGCGCTCTCGCTCTGCTTCATCCTCTGGAAGCAGCTCCTCTGGTTCACGTTCTCCTAAAAAACCCCTGAAGAGAACATCTACCACACCACCCCGGAAACACCGCCCCCCCACATCCTTGAGCCCCGTAGGAAAGGACAAACGGTCGCCTTCTCCACGGATGAGAAGGGGCAGAGGGTCTGCCTCCCCGCCAAGATCATCAG GTTTCAAGCGAAAACCAGAAGGAAGAGATTCCCCGCCTGAAAACGCTAAGATTAGACCTTCTGAGGGCTCTGAGTCCG atgaggaaaagaatgaaaaaggaggagcagcagacTCCGTGCAGCAGCGGCGTCAGTATCGAAGACAGAATCAACAATCTTCCTCAG ATAGTGGATCCTCCTCCTCAGAGGATGAGGGGCCTAATAGGTCAGCAGCAGGGCCTGGTGCCAGAAATGGTGAAGTGAAGAAAAGGCGGAGCCGCACGCCTTCACCTCGTAGACGCTTCAAGGAGGGCTCGCCAAG AAGGCGACGTTCTCCCTCTCCTGGGCGCAGACGCCACTCCCCTTCACCCCCTCGACGCCGCAGATCTCCCTCTCCTCCTAGACGCAG gtctccCTCTCCTCCACCCCGACGTAGGTCTTTGTCCTCTAGGCGATACTCTCCTCCTATCCAGCGTCGGTACAGCCCTTCACCTTTGCCTCCTCAGAAGAGGAAGATGTCCAACTCGCCTATGAAACGCACATCGCCAGGTCCAAAGCGGCGCCCCTCCCGGTCCCCGAAGCGTAGAAGCTCTCCTGTTCCTAGGAGGCGCTCAcctccctcctcctcatctCCACCTAGACACAGGAGGAGCCCCATGATGCCTGTTAGGTCCACCAGGGACACTCGATCTCCTATTCCAGCAGGCAGGCGCTTCTCTCGATCCCCTGTAAACCGCAGTCATCCTCTGAGGAGGTCCACCAGCCCCCACAGACGCTTTGAAGCCTCTAGTGCATCTCCATCTAATCAGCGGAGACAACAGTCCCCATCCCATAGTAGTAAGCTCATTCGCAGGGTATCTCGCACTCCTGAGCGCCGTAACAACCAGAG ATCCTCTCTAAGCCCTAAACCCATGAGGCGAGTGTCTTCACGGTCCAGATCACCTTCTCCTCAACCTCCGGCTCAGAAACGTCTGGCTCCTGCGTCTGTTTCTCCATCACCATCTCGCTCAGCCAGTCGCTCTCCTCCGCCACCTCCAGCTAAAAAAGCCAGTAGTCGTTCTGCTAGTCAGTCTCCAAGCAAG aCTTCTGATGTCGATGGCagtggaaagaaaaagaagaagaagaaggaaaagaagcacaaaaaagagaagaagcataagaaacacaaaaagcatAAGAAGGAGAAAAGCTCGGTCACTGTGACTGAAGACAGTCAAGAAAACCCCAGACCAGAGGAGGACGACTCAAAAGATTCAAGAAAG GAGTCGGAGAGCGAAGCAGACGATGGTTTGGATGACCTGGAGAAGCACCTCCGGGAAAAGGCGCTGCGCTCCATGAGGAAGGCCCAAATATCTCCATCACAAATGTCTTGA
- the srrm1 gene encoding serine/arginine repetitive matrix protein 1 isoform X1, which yields MDAGFFRGTSAEQDNRFSNKQKKLLKQLKFAECLDKKVDMTKVNLEVIKPWITQRVTEILGFEDDVVIEFIFNQLEEKHPDSKMMQINLTGFLNGKNAREFMRDLWPLLLSAQENIAGIPSAFLEQKKEEIRQRQIEQEKIASLRKVDEDKKEKDSRERAQSRSPRRRKTRSPSPRRRSPVKRERKRSPSRSPRRKPSPVGGSSPPPLMQLPTKPSEQPSEPDSSGRAVQQQAVQEPSATGDTVVEVAKAGSATEVKETSPEKPLKKADRPRSRERERDPRRERPHHRSRSHSRSRRRRSRSRSYSPRRRQSPRRRMSPRRRSPPRRGPPGSRHRHRRSPVRRRRSRSASSSGSSSSGSRSPKKPLKRTSTTPPRKHRPPTSLSPVGKDKRSPSPRMRRGRGSASPPRSSGFKRKPEGRDSPPENAKIRPSEGSESDEEKNEKGGAADSVQQRRQYRRQNQQSSSDSGSSSSEDEGPNRSAAGPGARNGEVKKRRSRTPSPRRRFKEGSPRRRRSPSPGRRRHSPSPPRRRRSPSPPRRRSPSPPPRRRSLSSRRYSPPIQRRYSPSPLPPQKRKMSNSPMKRTSPGPKRRPSRSPKRRSSPVPRRRSPPSSSSPPRHRRSPMMPVRSTRDTRSPIPAGRRFSRSPVNRSHPLRRSTSPHRRFEASSASPSNQRRQQSPSHSSKLIRRVSRTPERRNNQRSSLSPKPMRRVSSRSRSPSPQPPAQKRLAPASVSPSPSRSASRSPPPPPAKKASSRSASQSPSKTSDVDGSGKKKKKKKEKKHKKEKKHKKHKKHKKEKSSVTVTEDSQENPRPEEDDSKDSRKESESEADDGLDDLEKHLREKALRSMRKAQISPSQMS from the exons ATGGACGCGGGATTCTTCCGC GGAACAAGTGCGGAGCAAGACAACCGTTTCAGCAACAAGCAGAAGAAACTGCTTAAGCAGCTGAAATTTGCAGAATGCCTGGACAAGAAG GTGGACATGACCAAAGTGAACCTAGAAGTCATCAAACCTTGGATTACTCAGCGTGTGACAGAGATTCTGGGATTTGAAGATGATGTGGTCATAGAGTTCATTTTCAACCAACTTGAGGAGAAg CATCCAGATAGCAAGATGATGCAGATCAACCTGACAGGGTTCCTGAATGGAAAGAATGCCCGAGAGTTCATGAGAGACCTGTGGCCTCTGCTGCTGAGCGCCCAAGAAAACATCGCCGGCATCCCCTCTGCCTTTCTGGAACAGAAGAAGGAGGAAATCAGGCAGAGACAG aTTGAACAGGAGAAGATTGCTTCCCTGAGGAAGGTGGACGAGGATAAGAAGGAAAAGGACAGCCGGGAGAGAGCTCAATCAAGGAGTCCAAGACG gCGGAAGACGAGGTCTCCATCACCACGCCGAAGGTCACCAGtgaaaagagagagaaaacGCAGTCCATCACGATCCCCCAGGCGTAAACCTAGCCCAGTCGGCGGCAGCTCCCCTCCTCCTCTTATGCAGCTGCCCACGAAACCTTCAGAACAGCCTTCGGAGCCAGATTCATCAGGAAGAGCCGTGCAACAACAAGCTGTTCAAGAACCTTCTGCTACAGG AGACACTGTTGTAGAGGTAGCTAAAGCAGGCTCAGCAACAGAGGTTAAGGAAACATCCCCGGAGAAACCTCTCAAGAAAGCCGACAGACCGAGGTCACGTGAAAGGGAGAGGGATCCGAGGAGAGAAAGGCCGCATCACCGCTCCCGATCTCACTCCCGCTCCCGTAGACGACGCTCCCGTTCAAG ATCTTATTCTCCACGTAGAAGACAAAGTCCTAGAAGGAGGATGTCTCCTCGTCGAAGGAGTCCCCCTAGGCGAGGCCCCCCTGGCTCCAGACATAGACACAGACGCTCCCCTGTCCGCAG GAGGCGCTCTCGCTCTGCTTCATCCTCTGGAAGCAGCTCCTCTGGTTCACGTTCTCCTAAAAAACCCCTGAAGAGAACATCTACCACACCACCCCGGAAACACCGCCCCCCCACATCCTTGAGCCCCGTAGGAAAGGACAAACGGTCGCCTTCTCCACGGATGAGAAGGGGCAGAGGGTCTGCCTCCCCGCCAAGATCATCAG GTTTCAAGCGAAAACCAGAAGGAAGAGATTCCCCGCCTGAAAACGCTAAGATTAGACCTTCTGAGGGCTCTGAGTCCG atgaggaaaagaatgaaaaaggaggagcagcagacTCCGTGCAGCAGCGGCGTCAGTATCGAAGACAGAATCAACAATCTTCCTCAG ATAGTGGATCCTCCTCCTCAGAGGATGAGGGGCCTAATAGGTCAGCAGCAGGGCCTGGTGCCAGAAATGGTGAAGTGAAGAAAAGGCGGAGCCGCACGCCTTCACCTCGTAGACGCTTCAAGGAGGGCTCGCCAAG AAGGCGACGTTCTCCCTCTCCTGGGCGCAGACGCCACTCCCCTTCACCCCCTCGACGCCGCAGATCTCCCTCTCCTCCTAGACGCAG gtctccCTCTCCTCCACCCCGACGTAGGTCTTTGTCCTCTAGGCGATACTCTCCTCCTATCCAGCGTCGGTACAGCCCTTCACCTTTGCCTCCTCAGAAGAGGAAGATGTCCAACTCGCCTATGAAACGCACATCGCCAGGTCCAAAGCGGCGCCCCTCCCGGTCCCCGAAGCGTAGAAGCTCTCCTGTTCCTAGGAGGCGCTCAcctccctcctcctcatctCCACCTAGACACAGGAGGAGCCCCATGATGCCTGTTAGGTCCACCAGGGACACTCGATCTCCTATTCCAGCAGGCAGGCGCTTCTCTCGATCCCCTGTAAACCGCAGTCATCCTCTGAGGAGGTCCACCAGCCCCCACAGACGCTTTGAAGCCTCTAGTGCATCTCCATCTAATCAGCGGAGACAACAGTCCCCATCCCATAGTAGTAAGCTCATTCGCAGGGTATCTCGCACTCCTGAGCGCCGTAACAACCAGAG ATCCTCTCTAAGCCCTAAACCCATGAGGCGAGTGTCTTCACGGTCCAGATCACCTTCTCCTCAACCTCCGGCTCAGAAACGTCTGGCTCCTGCGTCTGTTTCTCCATCACCATCTCGCTCAGCCAGTCGCTCTCCTCCGCCACCTCCAGCTAAAAAAGCCAGTAGTCGTTCTGCTAGTCAGTCTCCAAGCAAG aCTTCTGATGTCGATGGCagtggaaagaaaaagaagaagaagaaggaaaagaagcacaaaaaagagaagaagcataagaaacacaaaaagcatAAGAAGGAGAAAAGCTCGGTCACTGTGACTGAAGACAGTCAAGAAAACCCCAGACCAGAGGAGGACGACTCAAAAGATTCAAGAAAG GAGTCGGAGAGCGAAGCAGACGATGGTTTGGATGACCTGGAGAAGCACCTCCGGGAAAAGGCGCTGCGCTCCATGAGGAAGGCCCAAATATCTCCATCACAAATGTCTTGA
- the tdh2 gene encoding L-threonine dehydrogenase 2, with translation MLLSLFKRSGRSFGCLPRQMSRWNNQDPAPPQENPRVLITGGLGQLGVGLAQMLRKQYGAENVILSDIKKPPPHVFNSGPFVYADVLDYRHLRELIVNNRVTWLVHYSALLSAVGEANVALARKINITGLHNVLDLALENCLRLFVPSTIGAFGPSSPRDPAPDLCVQRPRTIYGVSKVHGELMGEYLHHKYGLDFRCLRYPGVISVNTPPGGGTTDYAVQIFHDALSTGHHECYLRPDTRLPMMHISDCHRATVEFMQTPECQLSLRTYNIAAMSFTPEEVAQEIRKHLPHLTVTYNPDSVRQTIADSWPVRFDDSNARRDWGWAPAFGLEELVSDMLISIRENKTNEAFPKS, from the exons ATGCTGCTGAGTCTGTTCAAACGGTCCGGTCGCAGCTTCGGGTGTTTGCCCAGGCAGATGAGCAGGTGGAACAATCAGGACCCCGCTCCTCCTCAGGAGAACCCTCGTGTCCTCATCACAG GTGGACTCGGGCAGTTAGGTGTGGGACTTGCACAGATGCTGAG AAAACAATATGGAGCAGAGAATGTAATCCTGTCAGACATCAAGAAGCCTCCACCTCATGTTTTCAACAGTG GCCCATTTGTGTATGCTGATGTGTTGGACTACAGACACCTCAGAGAACTGATTGTCAATAATCGTGTCACTTGGCTGGTCCACTACAGCGCTCTGCTAAGCGCTGTGGGTGAGGCTAACGTGGCTTTGGCTCGAAAGATCAACATCACAG GCCTGCACAACGTCCTGGACTTGGCTCTGGAGAACTGCCTTCGCCTCTTTGTCCCGAGCACCATTGGGGCCTTTGGTCCCTCCTCTCCGAGGGACCCGGCCCCGGACCTCTGCGTGCAACGCCCTCGAACAATCTACGGTGTGTCTAAAGTGCACGGTGAACTTATGGGAgag taCCTTCACCATAAATATGGCTTGGATTTCCGTTGCCTTCGTTACCCTGGAGTAATTTCAGTCAACACCCCTCCTGGTGGAGGAACAACag ACTATGCAGTTCAGATCTTCCACGACGCTCTCAGCACAGGTCACCATGAGTGCTACCTCCGACCTGACACTCGTCTTCCAATGATGCACATCTCCGATTGCCATCGTGCCACGGTGGAGTTCATGCAGACTCCCGAGTGCCAGCTTTCACTGCGCACCTACAACATAGCCGCCATGAGTTTCACTCCAGAGGAGGTGGCCCAAGAGATCCGCAAACATCTGCCTCATCTGACGGTTACCTACAACCCAGACTCTGTCCGCCAGACAATAG CAGATAGTTGGCCTGTGAGGTTTGACGACTCCAACGCCAGGAGAGACTGGGGCTGGGCACCAGCCTTTGGGCTTGAAGAGCTGGTTTCAGACATGCTGATCTCCATTCGAGAAAATAAGACCAATGAGGCGTTTCCCAAAAGTTAG